The Sporomusaceae bacterium FL31 genome includes the window CATGTCGATACCGCTGCATTTTTATCTAGTATTCACTGAAGACTTGGCCAAGCTTCAAGCCATGTTTACCGGATATGTCAATGTAGAACCATCCCCCACTTATGTTAAATCAAAACCAGCTTATCTTCCGGGGCATCCAAAAGATGAACGGCACAAGTAAAACATGGATCATAAGAGCGAATGACCCGTCCCACTTCGATTAGGCTATCCGGGTTTGCTACTGGAGTACCAATAAGCGCCTCTTCCACCGGCCCTCTGATTCCGTGGGCATCGCGCGGTGAAAAATTCCAGGTTGTTGGTGTAACAATCTGATAATGTTGAAGCTTCCCTTGGCGAATACTGATCCAATGACCAAGCGGACCGCGCATAGCATCCGTTAATCCTGCACCATCACCATCCTGGGGCGGCGTAAAAGGTTGGATGGTAGGCCCGTCAGGCGTTAACTGCTGAAGCCACTCCTCCGCAAGCCGGCACACTTTTTGCGTTTCCAGTGCACGGGCTACAATACGGTCCATGACCGATACCCCGCGGCGATAATCCCCGTTAATCCAGCCTCGGGCGAGCGGGCCTCCCTCAAAACATTGCCCCCCATAGCGTGGAGCTTTTACCCAGGAATAAGCATCTTCCTTATCTCTGTCCGGTATTGTCTGTCCTTCCATCGGCGAGCGGCTTTGCTGTTCGTCCCGGTACCAGCTGTAACGGCTTTCCTCACCAACCTTGCTTAAATCAAGCTTGCTCACCAATCCGCGATTTACAATAATTCCGGGCGTAAATTCATAGGCTCCGGTAATAGGCTGGGTGAACAAGCCAAATGAAATCATATTTCCATAACCAATACCGATATGATAATAATCTTTATAATAATCAGCCAGGGTCATGACATCACTCAGATACACATTGGTAACCCAATTGCTGATTTCTTTAAGAATGGCCGCATAGGCTACTATCTTTTCTGAAGACGCCCGCTCAGTAACCCCAGTTATCATAATAGTCTGTGCCATCGGTACCTTTGCACCAAATATTGCCAACATTTCATGAGCTCGGGCAGCCATTAAAATGGATTCTTTATAATGAGCCATAAGCTGCTCATTGACCTTTTGCGGAAGCCGATAATCTCCCTTCAACCGCGGCATATAAGGTGCCATATCCGGACCTTTAACATAATCAAAAAACGCTAATAGATAAAAATGCCGCAGATGATTTTGAATCATATCGGCGGCAAAGATTAAGTTAATTAAATGCTTCCCATTAGGCGGCGGCTCAACCCTATAGGCCTGCTGTAAAGCCATTGCAGCGGTCACAGCATGTGCAGTGGAACAAATACCACAGATTCGTTGTGTAAACAAAGCCGCATCACGCGGGTCACGACCTTTCATCATGGCTTCAAAGCCGCGAAAAAGCGTCGCACCAATCCACGCATTCACAACTTTGCCATTTTGGATATCGACATCAACCTTCATCGGTTCATGAATGCGAGTCATCGGAAAAATTGTTTTGATTGTCACTGGGAATCATCTCCGCTCTTGTCTTCAGTGTGTAAAAAATCGGTCACTCGCTTAATAAACCTCTTTTTATGAACAGGTTTGCTACTTTCAAGCTTTTTAGCTTCAGTCATTAAGGCATTTTGCCGTCTAATCAGATCATCCAATTCCTGTTTTACCTGTTCCAAATTTTCGGGCGGCGTAGGCTCATGGGGTTTTGTTCCTTTGATATAATTCTTTTGAATGCGCCGGGCAAAAATACCTGCCGCTAAATGGGTGGCTACAGCTCCCGTACCCAAAATAGCCAGGCTCTCACCAAGCTTCTTGATATTCATAGCCACCGCAGGGGTCTGAATATCAGGCAAATGATTGTAAAATGGCATCAGACCATCCGGAAACTGTGGACTGGCACAGCCAATACACGGTGAACCGGCTTTAACCGGCCAATTAATATAATGATTCCATTGCCGAATAGGACAATCAGCATGAGTGACAGGTCCCTTGCAGCCTACCTTGTATAAACAGCCCTGATCGCCGGGATATTTGGCAAAAATTCCATCCTCAAACTGCTGACGGCGCTGGCAAAGATCATGAATGGTTTTACCAAAGAACATGACAGGACGATGATAACTATCAAGCTCAGGCAGCCCGTACAATAATAAATGTCCAAAAGTACCGGTCATCCAGTCTGGATGAGCCGGACAGCCGGGAATATTGATCACCGGAGTTTTTATCACATCCCACACTCCTTTTGCGCCTGCGGGATTTGGGTGAGCTGCTGACGGTCCGCCAAAACAGGCGCAATCGCCAACCGCAATGACATACTTTGCTTTTGGGGCAAACTCTTGTATAGCAGCCAGGCCAGTTATCAGCTGGCCATTACGGCGGAATATTTCATTATAGCGGCCGTTTTCAGCTGTCATGACCGAACCTTCAACAACAAGCCAGAAGTTGCCCTGTTCCTGTTCGATTGTATCAAGCATAACCTGAACACTGGCATCGCCCTGTTCGGCAGCCAAGAGCCAGTGGTAGCGTAAATCAAGCATGTCAGTCAGCAGTTGCTCAAAGGAAGGATTAAACGCATTTTCCAAAGAAACTGAGTTTCCGGTACAGGAACCTAACTCCAGCCAAATAACAGGAGGCTTGAGTGCCTTTTTCTCCGCATAAGCTTGACCTACCAGTGGAATAAGCTGATCAGTCAGACTTAGCGAGACTGCAGTAGACATACAAATCTTGATAAATTCACGCCTTGTAATCATGCCATTGTTCCCTTCATTCGAGCAGATAACTATTTAGTAAAATTCCCCAAAATGGATAATTTTATGTATAGTCTCTGGAGATCAGCAAAATCGCCTGCTCTGGTATGAATAGCCGTGATTCGTAAAGACTAATCAGTGGGTGATAAGAATGCTAAGACATTGGTATGAATGTAAAAAACCGGTCAAAATATCCAAAAAACCGCTTACAAATCCGACCGAACCGATAAAAAAATATGATGCCATTGTCGTAGGAGCAGGACCGGCAGGAGCCACTGCCGCCTATTTCATGGCAAAAAGCGGCCTAGATGTGCTGCTGTTGGAACGCGGGCCCTATCCTGGTGCCAAGAACTGCGGCGGTGCATCACTCATTGCCGAGCACACGCATAAGCTCTTCCCTAACTTTTGGGATGAATGCGAATGTGAACGTATTGTTACTCAGCAAGCCTATTGGCTCATGACTGAGGATTCAATATTGTCCAGTTCCTTCCAAAGTATGAAACTGGCAGCAGCACCGTTTAACCGTTTTACAGTAAAGCGCCGGAATCTTTACAAATGGTTATGTGATAAGGCTATGAATGCCGGAGCAACACTGCTTTTAAATCATCAGGTAGATGATGTAATTTTTGAAGACTCTCAGGCGATCGGTGTAAACATGGCTCCGCAATTAAATTGCCGATTCCTTGCCGATATCATTGTTCTGGCCGATGGTGCCAATTCTTTGCTGGCTGAACAAGCCGGACTGGTTCCTCAGGTCTCTCCCCAAGATTTGTCCCTTTATGTGAAAGAGACCATTGCGCTGCCTGCTCAGGTCATCGAAGACCGATTTAATTTACCGCCCGGTTACGGCAGCATTATTGGCCTGGTTGGCTACCCCACAGCTGGATTTAATGGAACCGGATCCATTCACACTTTCAAAGAAAGTATTAATATTAATGTTGGCATGCCTGTAGCCGATTTTGCAAAGTCAGGCATTAAACCTTATGAGCTGTTAGACCGCATAAAAAAGCACCCGCTTATCAAGCCATTGCTGGCAGGAGGGGTGACGCTTGAATATGGCAGTTCAGTTATACCTGAGGGGGGCTATCATGCCATACCGGAGCTGGTACATCCTGGATTGCTTATTGTTGGTGATGCCGCCTCACTGGTAAATGGAACACATGGCTTTAATTTGTCGATGTGGTCAGGCTTTTTTGCCTCACAAGCTGCTTATCAAGCCAAAATCAGCCGTGATTTCTCGAAAAAAAAATTATCCCTCTATCAAACTCTGCTCAATGAAAGCTTTGTCATTCAGGATCTAAAAGCCAATGCCAAAATGGCAGGTCTGCAACAACGTGTTCCCTACTTATTCAACTTATACAGCCAGTTAGCAAACGAGACTGCTTATCATATGTCCAAGGTTTATACCATGCCCAAGCGAGCTAAACGAGTTTTTATATTTAAAAAGATTACCAGCATCCAGCCGCTAACAAAAATAGCCAGTGATGTCTGGAAAGTATTAAAGGTGATTCCTTAATGACAAACCTTGCTGATTATCTGACATTACTGCATTTTACCCCTGATGAACATTGGCAGCATGTGCTCATCACCGATCAATCGATCTGTCAGCAATGCCGTGACAAGCCGTGTTTAACCCTCTGCCCCTCTGGAGTATTTACCTGGAATCTGCATAAAAGCGAGCCTGTGTTAGTATTGTACAAGCAGTGTATTGAATGCGGTGCCTGCCGATTAATCTGTGACAACATCAATTTTTCCTACCCTTGCGGCGGCTGCGGGGTAAACTTTATTGAAGGCTGAAATCGCTAAATCGCCCTTTACTACTAAATTTTGACAAATAACAAAAGGATTTTCAATGAATTTCAGCGAATCTAATTGAAAATTTGCTTTAGGGGGCGATGCTGTTTAATGATGATTTCAACAAAGCCGAATAAAGTCACCCCAGTGTTTCAGTTATTTACCCGCTCTGAATGGTTTCTAACTGAAATTTTAGAACTGACACCTGATTGTCTGCTAGTGATTGATGTGAAAACAGATTTGGTGGTCTATGCCAATCAGGCCAGCGAGAATCTCTATGGGTATAGTCAGGAAGAATTCATTGGTAAAGATATCAAAATCATCAACCTTTCCAACCAGCGTGAAATAAAACAGCACATGGACCGTGTCATGAAAAAATATCCTAACTCCCACCGCTTCGAAGCCATTCATGGCACCAAAACCGGCAAACAGGTT containing:
- the hupL gene encoding Ni/Fe hydrogenase; protein product: MTIKTIFPMTRIHEPMKVDVDIQNGKVVNAWIGATLFRGFEAMMKGRDPRDAALFTQRICGICSTAHAVTAAMALQQAYRVEPPPNGKHLINLIFAADMIQNHLRHFYLLAFFDYVKGPDMAPYMPRLKGDYRLPQKVNEQLMAHYKESILMAARAHEMLAIFGAKVPMAQTIMITGVTERASSEKIVAYAAILKEISNWVTNVYLSDVMTLADYYKDYYHIGIGYGNMISFGLFTQPITGAYEFTPGIIVNRGLVSKLDLSKVGEESRYSWYRDEQQSRSPMEGQTIPDRDKEDAYSWVKAPRYGGQCFEGGPLARGWINGDYRRGVSVMDRIVARALETQKVCRLAEEWLQQLTPDGPTIQPFTPPQDGDGAGLTDAMRGPLGHWISIRQGKLQHYQIVTPTTWNFSPRDAHGIRGPVEEALIGTPVANPDSLIEVGRVIRSYDPCFTCAVHLLDAPEDKLVLI
- the mbhs gene encoding Ni/Fe hydrogenase, translating into MITRREFIKICMSTAVSLSLTDQLIPLVGQAYAEKKALKPPVIWLELGSCTGNSVSLENAFNPSFEQLLTDMLDLRYHWLLAAEQGDASVQVMLDTIEQEQGNFWLVVEGSVMTAENGRYNEIFRRNGQLITGLAAIQEFAPKAKYVIAVGDCACFGGPSAAHPNPAGAKGVWDVIKTPVINIPGCPAHPDWMTGTFGHLLLYGLPELDSYHRPVMFFGKTIHDLCQRRQQFEDGIFAKYPGDQGCLYKVGCKGPVTHADCPIRQWNHYINWPVKAGSPCIGCASPQFPDGLMPFYNHLPDIQTPAVAMNIKKLGESLAILGTGAVATHLAAGIFARRIQKNYIKGTKPHEPTPPENLEQVKQELDDLIRRQNALMTEAKKLESSKPVHKKRFIKRVTDFLHTEDKSGDDSQ
- a CDS encoding protein FixC, whose protein sequence is MLRHWYECKKPVKISKKPLTNPTEPIKKYDAIVVGAGPAGATAAYFMAKSGLDVLLLERGPYPGAKNCGGASLIAEHTHKLFPNFWDECECERIVTQQAYWLMTEDSILSSSFQSMKLAAAPFNRFTVKRRNLYKWLCDKAMNAGATLLLNHQVDDVIFEDSQAIGVNMAPQLNCRFLADIIVLADGANSLLAEQAGLVPQVSPQDLSLYVKETIALPAQVIEDRFNLPPGYGSIIGLVGYPTAGFNGTGSIHTFKESININVGMPVADFAKSGIKPYELLDRIKKHPLIKPLLAGGVTLEYGSSVIPEGGYHAIPELVHPGLLIVGDAASLVNGTHGFNLSMWSGFFASQAAYQAKISRDFSKKKLSLYQTLLNESFVIQDLKANAKMAGLQQRVPYLFNLYSQLANETAYHMSKVYTMPKRAKRVFIFKKITSIQPLTKIASDVWKVLKVIP
- a CDS encoding ferredoxin, producing MTNLADYLTLLHFTPDEHWQHVLITDQSICQQCRDKPCLTLCPSGVFTWNLHKSEPVLVLYKQCIECGACRLICDNINFSYPCGGCGVNFIEG